Proteins from a genomic interval of Fusarium oxysporum Fo47 chromosome I, complete sequence:
- a CDS encoding glycoside hydrolase superfamily — MLLNLQVAASALSLSLLNGLATAATPYTLPDCTKGPLSKNGICDTSLSPAKRAAALVAALTPEEKVGNLVSNATGAPRIGLPRYNWWNEALHGLAGSPGGRFADTPPYNAATSFPMPLLMAAAFDDDLIHDIGNVVGTEARAFTNGGWRGVDFWTPNVNPFKDPRWGRGSETPGEDALHVSRYARPFQECTRDAKVGSIMCAYNAVNGIPACANSYLQETILRGHWNWTRDNNWITSDCGAMQDIWQNHKYVKTNAEGAQVAFENGMDSSCEYTTTSDVSDSYKQGLLTEKLMDRSLKRLFEGLVHTGFFDGAKAQWNSLSFADVNTKEAQDLALRSAVEGAVLLKNDGTLPLKLKKKDSVALIGFWSNDTSKLQGGYSGRAPFLHSPLYAAEKLGLDTNLAWGPTLQNSSSHDNWTTNAVAAAKKSDYILYFGGLDASAAGEDRDRENLDWPESQLTLLQKLSSLGKPLVVIQLGDQVDDTALLKNKKINSILWVNYPGQDGGTAVMDLLTGRKSPAGRLPVTQYPSKYTEQIGMTNMDLRPTKSLPGRTYRWYSTAVLPYGFGLHYTTFKAKFKSNKLNFDIQKLLKGCSAQYSDTCALPPIQVSIKNTGSITSDFVSLVFIKSEVGPKPYPLKTLAAYGRLHDVAPSSTKDISLEWTLDNIARRGENGDLVVYPGTYTLLLDEPTQAKIEVTLTGKKATLDKWPQDPKSA; from the exons ATGTTGCTCAATCTTCAGGTCGCTGCCAGCGCTTTATCGCTTTCTCTTTTGAATGGGCTAGCTACAGCTGCTACGCCTTACACCTTGCCCGACTGTACGAAAGGACCTCTGAGCAAGAATGGAATTTGCGATACGTCGTTATCCCCTGCTAAAAGAGCTGCTGCTTTGGTCGCTGCTCTGACGCCCGAAGAGAAAGTGGGCAATCTGGTCAG TAATGCAACTGGTGCACCAAGGATCGGACTTCCAAGGTACAACTGGTGGAACGAAGCCCTCCATGGCCTCGCTGGATCTCCAGGTGGTCGCTTTGCTGATACCCCTCCCTACAACGCCGCCACATCGTTTCCCATGCCTCTTCTCATGGCAGCTGCTTTCGATGATGATTTGATTCATGACATCGGCAATGTCGTCGGCACCGAAGCGCGTGCGTTCACCAACGGTGGCTGGCGCGGAGTTGACTTCTGGACACCCAATGTCAACCCCTTCAAAGATCCACGATGGGGTCGTGGCTCCGAAACTCCCGGTGAAGATGCTCTTCATGTCAGCCGCTATGCTCG ACCTTTCCAAGAGTGTACTCGCGATGCCAAGGTTGGCTCCATCATGTGCGCTTACAACGCCGTCAATGGCATCCCTGCGTGCGCAAACTCGTATCTTCAGGAGACTATCCTCAGAGGGCACTGGAACTGGACAAGAGATAACAACTGGATCACTAGTGATTGTGGAGCTATGCAGGATATTTGGCAGAATCACAAGTATGTCAAGACGAACGCTGAAGGTGCCCAGGTGGCTTTTGAGAATGGAATGGACTCCAGCTGCGAGTATACTACTACCAGCGACGTCTCCGATTCCTATAAGCAAGGTCTCTTGACCGAGAAGCTCATGGATCGTTCGTTGAAACGTCTTTTCGAAGGTCTTGTTCATACTGGTTTTTTCGACGGCGCCAAAGCACAATGGAACTCGCTCAGCTTTGCCgatgtcaacaccaaggaggCACAGGACCTAGCACTCAGGTCTGCTGTCGAGGGTGCAGTTCTTTTAAAGAACGATGGTACGCTACCCCTTAAGCTCAAGAAAAAGGATAGCGTTGCTTTGATTGGATTCTGGTCCAACGACACATCCAAGCTCCAGGGCGGATATAGTGGACGTGCTCCATTCCTCCATAGCCCGCTGTACGcagctgagaagcttggtcttgacaCCAACTTGGCCTGGGGCCCAACACTGCAGAACAGCTCCTCCCATGATAACTGGACTACCaatgctgttgctgctgcgaAGAAATCTGATTACATCCTGTACTTTGGAGGTCTCGACGCTTCAGCCGCAGGCGAGGACAGAGACCGCGAAAATCTTGACTGGCCCGAGAGCCAGTTGACTCTTCTCCAAAAGCTCTCTAGTCTCGGCAAGCCATTGGTTGTGATTCAGCTAGGTGATCAAGTCGATGACACTGCTCttttgaagaacaagaagatcaacagTATTCTTTGGGTAAACTACCCTGGTCAAGATGGCGGTACTGCGGTCATGGACTTACTCACCGGACGAAAGAGTCCAGCGGGTCGACTACCCGTCACGCAGTATCCCAGTAAATACACTGAGCAAATTGGCATGACCAACATGGACCTGAGACCTACCAAGTCATTGCCAGGAAGGACTTATCGCTGGTACTCTACTGCAGTTCTGCCCTATGGCTTTGGACTCCACTACACTACCTTCAAAGCCAAGTTCAAGTCCAACAAGTTGAACTTTGACAtccagaagcttctcaagggcTGCAGTGCTCAATACTCTGATACTTGTGCTCTGCCCCCCATTCAAGTCAGCATCAAGAACACTGGTAGTATTACCTCTGACTTTGTGTCTCTCGTCTTTATCAAGAGTGAAGTTGGGCCGAAGCCGTATCCGCTCAAGACACTTGCGGCTTATGGTCGCTTGCATGATGTCGCGCCATCTTCGACGAAGGATATCTCACTTGAGTGGACGTTGGATAACATTGCACGAAGGGGAGAGAATGGTGATTTGGTTGTTTATCCGGGGACTTACACCCTGTTGCTGGATGAGCCTACGCAAGCGAAGATCGAAGTCACGTTGACTGGAAAGAAGGCTACTTTGGACAAGTGGCCTCAAGACCCCAAGTCAGCCTGA